One genomic region from Candidatus Nanosynbacter sp. TM7-074 encodes:
- a CDS encoding type IV secretory system conjugative DNA transfer family protein codes for MQIISWIIGTLLQWYVWMPIVAVLVFLTWRNYRRIEEFTPVESVLLVLEIPRTNDKQELAAEQLFASLHGILRDNKELRLSGGQQEHISFEIASVNGQIRFYVWVPKTLQSFVEGQIYSQYPTVQIHQANEDYTEHERDHEVAYSTELTLTTDEFLPIRTFQNFEVDPLAGVTGTLAKLETTGEELWIQVLARPIPDDWQHAADRYINNIKSGRGLSLPGLGGSIQWIVGILGALWQPPEQGVGQSTTVELSDRDKTRISEAEKKATKLGYEVKIRLVYMGESNTNAKLRMQALVGTFKQFNSTNLNGFRAVKGAFGKEFLEKYRKRAFYGDGFILNIEELASVFHLPHTNVETPNIVWASAKTAEPPSKLPVLTGNDANDDQISAFGVTNFRGISHQFGMLRYDRSRHVYIIGQTGAGKSGLLELFALSDIFHNQGYAIIDPHGDFAINNMKFIPGSRLNDVIYFNPADTAYPLGFNPLEVTNPNQKTNISSEVIGVLKRMFGDSWGPRLEYILRYTILALLDRPETTMLDITRMLTDKEFRKETLGYCRDTVVLQFWNVEFASWNDKFVAEAIAPVLNKVGAFTANPIIRNIIGQPKSTFNIRQIMDEGKILIVNLSKGLIGEDNAAILGSFLVTKIQLAAMSRSDIPDVRDRRPFYLYVDEFQNFATDSFATILSEARKYGLNLTVANQYISQMSETVRDAVFGNVGTMISFRVSADDAPILAKQFEPNFESIDLLQMHNRNFVINMVIGGEKTPAFSARSLELPPSQADNTPHIIEHSRRMYSKSREDVEREISDIIMPNRNQKKQAAPQPNPQTNSQPNKTQPSTDSGEVVLQIRGNSELDKPNSSPEVATTPESTVTTTPKRRRRRRKKNATQ; via the coding sequence ATGCAGATTATTTCTTGGATTATTGGCACGTTATTACAATGGTATGTTTGGATGCCAATTGTAGCAGTTCTGGTATTTCTGACATGGCGAAATTATCGAAGAATCGAAGAATTTACTCCTGTTGAGAGCGTACTATTAGTTTTGGAAATCCCACGGACCAATGATAAACAAGAGTTAGCCGCCGAGCAGCTGTTTGCCTCACTCCACGGCATCTTACGTGACAATAAAGAACTGCGCCTATCTGGTGGACAGCAGGAGCATATTAGTTTTGAGATTGCCTCGGTTAATGGTCAAATTCGCTTCTATGTTTGGGTACCAAAAACTCTACAAAGCTTCGTTGAAGGTCAAATTTACTCGCAATATCCAACCGTCCAAATTCATCAAGCCAACGAAGATTATACCGAGCACGAACGTGATCACGAAGTTGCGTATTCAACCGAACTAACTTTAACTACGGATGAATTTTTACCAATTCGCACCTTTCAGAATTTTGAAGTTGACCCGCTAGCTGGCGTTACCGGCACCCTTGCCAAACTAGAAACTACCGGAGAAGAGCTATGGATCCAGGTGCTAGCTCGACCAATTCCTGATGATTGGCAACATGCTGCGGACAGATATATAAATAACATAAAAAGCGGACGAGGCTTATCACTGCCAGGGCTCGGTGGTAGTATACAGTGGATAGTTGGGATACTTGGTGCTCTCTGGCAGCCACCGGAGCAGGGAGTCGGTCAGTCGACAACCGTTGAGTTGTCAGACCGCGACAAAACTCGTATTTCTGAGGCGGAAAAAAAAGCGACAAAGCTCGGCTACGAGGTAAAGATACGACTAGTTTACATGGGCGAAAGTAACACCAACGCAAAGCTGCGCATGCAAGCTCTGGTCGGTACATTTAAGCAATTCAACTCAACCAATCTCAACGGCTTTCGCGCAGTCAAGGGCGCATTCGGCAAAGAATTCCTGGAGAAATATCGTAAGCGAGCATTTTATGGCGACGGCTTTATCTTAAACATTGAAGAACTAGCTTCTGTCTTTCACCTACCACACACCAATGTTGAGACACCGAATATTGTCTGGGCTAGTGCCAAAACCGCCGAACCACCGTCCAAACTACCAGTCTTAACTGGCAATGACGCCAACGACGACCAAATCTCCGCCTTTGGAGTCACTAACTTCCGCGGCATTAGTCATCAATTCGGCATGCTACGCTACGACCGCTCACGCCACGTTTACATTATCGGGCAAACTGGCGCCGGAAAAAGCGGACTGCTGGAATTATTCGCCCTCAGCGATATCTTCCATAATCAAGGTTACGCCATCATTGACCCACACGGCGATTTCGCTATAAATAACATGAAGTTCATACCGGGCTCAAGACTGAATGACGTCATCTATTTTAACCCAGCCGACACCGCTTACCCCTTAGGGTTTAATCCGCTAGAGGTCACTAATCCCAACCAAAAAACCAATATTTCATCAGAAGTGATTGGCGTTCTGAAGCGCATGTTCGGCGATTCGTGGGGGCCGCGGCTGGAATACATTTTACGCTACACTATTCTGGCGCTACTTGACCGACCAGAAACCACCATGCTCGACATTACTCGCATGCTAACAGATAAGGAATTTCGCAAAGAGACGCTGGGCTATTGTCGCGACACCGTGGTCCTGCAGTTCTGGAATGTCGAATTTGCCAGCTGGAACGATAAATTTGTCGCTGAAGCAATCGCACCGGTACTAAATAAAGTCGGCGCCTTTACCGCCAACCCAATCATCCGCAACATCATTGGCCAGCCTAAATCTACGTTCAATATTCGTCAAATCATGGACGAAGGCAAAATCCTTATCGTCAATTTATCGAAGGGCTTAATTGGTGAAGACAACGCCGCCATTCTGGGATCCTTCTTAGTCACAAAAATTCAGCTCGCTGCCATGTCGCGCTCAGATATTCCTGACGTTCGCGATCGTCGTCCGTTTTATCTTTATGTCGACGAGTTCCAGAATTTCGCCACTGATTCATTTGCCACCATCTTATCCGAAGCTCGCAAATACGGTCTTAATCTGACTGTCGCCAATCAGTATATTTCCCAAATGAGTGAAACCGTTCGTGACGCCGTTTTTGGTAACGTTGGTACCATGATTTCTTTCCGAGTTTCTGCCGATGACGCACCGATCCTAGCTAAACAGTTTGAGCCGAACTTTGAATCGATTGACCTACTACAGATGCACAATCGTAATTTTGTTATCAATATGGTGATCGGCGGCGAAAAAACTCCCGCATTTTCAGCGCGCAGCCTGGAGCTTCCACCGTCTCAGGCGGACAATACGCCACATATCATCGAACATTCAAGACGTATGTACTCAAAGAGCAGGGAGGACGTTGAGAGAGAAATTAGCGACATTATCATGCCAAACAGAAATCAGAAAAAGCAGGCCGCCCCACAGCCTAATCCGCAGACCAATAGTCAACCAAATAAAACACAACCTTCTACAGATAGCGGAGAGGTTGTCTTGCAAATTCGTGGCAATAGTGAATTAGACAAACCTAATTCCTCGCCAGAAGTTGCAACCACACCCGAATCAACCGTGACCACCACACCAAAAAGACGACGCCGACGACGGAAAAAGAATGCCACTCAATAA
- a CDS encoding sigma factor-like helix-turn-helix DNA-binding protein produces the protein MNETVKTERIDNLNSAIDTIISKIPQEREREIISRRFGLSDRKETLEMIGDMFGITRERVRQLEKSILTRLRVAVSEGTLPSVTAIEKEITSSLSEMGRVARIQDLASHFLGKEASSIDRSRVAFIGELAENITIITENDDYYQAAAIDTLGNEKQVKVRVEEVVKTIKKHGEPITAEDLHKKLDYEHPSNIAALATVSKKLANLHNQWGLAKWPSVNPKNIRDKIYVVLDTNGSPMHFSDIAKGIRDSEFNRRSVTTQAIHNELIKDNRFVLIGRGIYALASWGYSRGTVSDIITDILKNSESPLHRDEIVRQVLDKRQVKETTILLNLQSKPQFKRVAKATYVFDEAV, from the coding sequence ATGAACGAGACAGTAAAAACCGAAAGAATCGACAACTTAAATTCTGCCATTGATACTATTATTTCCAAAATACCGCAAGAGCGCGAAAGGGAAATCATCTCTCGACGATTCGGCTTGTCTGACAGGAAGGAAACGCTAGAAATGATTGGTGATATGTTCGGCATCACCCGCGAGCGAGTTCGTCAGCTGGAAAAGTCTATCCTAACACGACTTAGAGTTGCTGTTAGCGAAGGAACCCTACCGTCAGTTACTGCTATAGAAAAGGAAATAACCTCAAGCCTATCAGAAATGGGTCGAGTAGCCCGTATACAAGATTTAGCATCACATTTCCTGGGCAAGGAGGCCTCATCAATTGACCGCTCTCGTGTAGCGTTTATCGGAGAGTTGGCGGAAAATATCACCATCATCACAGAAAATGACGACTACTATCAAGCGGCAGCCATTGACACTCTGGGCAACGAAAAGCAAGTTAAAGTAAGAGTTGAAGAAGTTGTTAAGACAATTAAAAAACACGGTGAGCCAATCACTGCGGAAGATCTACATAAAAAATTAGACTACGAGCATCCATCAAATATTGCAGCATTAGCTACTGTTAGTAAAAAATTAGCTAATCTGCACAATCAATGGGGACTAGCTAAATGGCCATCCGTCAACCCAAAGAATATCCGCGATAAAATCTATGTCGTTCTTGACACCAACGGCTCACCAATGCACTTTTCTGACATTGCCAAAGGTATTCGTGACAGCGAGTTTAACCGACGAAGTGTTACTACTCAGGCGATTCACAATGAACTTATTAAAGATAATCGATTTGTGCTGATTGGGCGCGGCATTTATGCGCTGGCTAGCTGGGGATATAGTCGCGGCACTGTCTCTGATATCATTACTGACATCTTGAAAAATTCTGAGTCTCCTTTGCACCGTGATGAAATTGTTCGTCAAGTCCTTGATAAGCGGCAGGTTAAAGAAACTACTATTCTACTCAACCTTCAATCAAAACCGCAGTTCAAGCGTGTCGCGAAAGCTACTTACGTTTTTGACGAAGCCGTTTAA
- the topA gene encoding type I DNA topoisomerase: MKNLVIVESPAKAKTIEKYLGKDFHVLSSVGHIRSIVKKTKDGTPPIDVANDFFAVYEVDPEKKKVITELKKNVKAVGKDNVWLATDEDREGEAIAWHLCKVLDLPIETTKRIVFHEITKDAITNAIKNPRTVDMNLVQAQQARQILDRLVGFELSPVVWQKVPGGKSAGRVQSPAVRLLVEREREIMKFAGSSQFKVTAIFIHDNQEFKAELNQKFDSEAAAHEFLNSLKPATFTVSDISKTPGTRNPAAPFTTSTLQQEANAKLGFSSKATMASAQRLYQDGKITYMRTDSVNLSGQAIASATDFIKRLYGPDYSTVRKFKTKSASAQEAHEAIRPTDITRETVTSDERDQKLYDLIRRRTLASQMSPAKLEKTTISIDIQGNDTLRFEAKGEVITFDGFLRVYGGGKDEILPKLHSGDTLETHEVTARQTFARPPARYTEGSLVKKLEDLGIGRPSTYATIIDTVQTRGYVEKGDSEGQTRDIIVLSYNGEEVSRDVVQEKTGSTRGKLIPTPSGELIADFLTDHFAQIVDYDFTANVETEFDKIAAAELAKSAMLNGFYTPFHKLIEQSGGIDRSKVGANREVGIDPKSGKPILARFGRFGPMLQLGATDDEDKPRFAPLPKGAKIETVTLEQALEMFKLPRVIGQTEDGQDIKANIGRFGPYIQVGKLFVSIKPEDPHTITLEKARELYAAKLQAEAEKNIADFGDGVKILNGRFGPYITDGSKNAKIPKGTDPKTITHEKALELLSKTATKPTRKRTTKKK; this comes from the coding sequence ATGAAAAATCTCGTTATCGTCGAGTCACCAGCCAAAGCGAAAACCATTGAGAAATACTTGGGAAAGGATTTTCACGTCTTGTCAAGCGTGGGGCACATCCGCTCAATTGTCAAAAAAACCAAGGACGGCACACCGCCAATTGATGTGGCGAATGATTTTTTTGCCGTCTACGAAGTTGATCCCGAAAAAAAGAAAGTCATCACCGAGCTAAAGAAAAACGTCAAGGCTGTCGGTAAAGACAACGTCTGGCTGGCCACCGATGAAGACCGCGAAGGAGAGGCCATTGCCTGGCATCTCTGTAAAGTGTTGGACCTGCCGATTGAGACGACCAAGCGCATCGTCTTTCATGAGATCACTAAGGATGCCATCACCAATGCTATCAAGAACCCGCGCACCGTTGACATGAACCTAGTACAGGCGCAGCAAGCCCGGCAAATCCTCGACCGGCTGGTTGGTTTTGAGCTCAGCCCAGTGGTCTGGCAAAAAGTGCCAGGCGGTAAGTCGGCTGGTCGCGTCCAGAGCCCGGCAGTGCGGCTGCTGGTTGAACGTGAACGAGAAATTATGAAATTTGCAGGCAGCTCACAGTTCAAGGTGACCGCCATATTTATCCACGACAATCAAGAATTCAAAGCCGAGCTCAACCAAAAATTTGACTCTGAAGCAGCCGCTCACGAATTCTTGAACAGCCTCAAGCCAGCCACATTCACCGTCAGCGATATCTCGAAAACGCCTGGCACGCGCAACCCAGCCGCGCCGTTTACGACGTCAACCTTGCAGCAGGAAGCTAACGCCAAGCTCGGCTTCAGCTCTAAAGCTACCATGGCCTCGGCGCAACGACTCTACCAAGACGGTAAGATAACCTACATGCGTACTGACTCGGTCAATTTGAGCGGGCAGGCAATCGCTAGTGCCACCGATTTTATCAAGCGACTGTACGGCCCAGATTATTCAACTGTGCGCAAATTCAAAACCAAATCCGCCTCCGCCCAGGAAGCCCACGAGGCCATCCGTCCAACCGACATCACCCGCGAAACCGTCACCTCAGATGAACGCGACCAAAAACTCTACGACCTCATCCGCCGCCGCACCCTGGCATCACAAATGTCACCAGCGAAATTAGAGAAGACGACAATTTCCATAGATATTCAAGGAAATGACACGTTACGCTTTGAAGCCAAAGGCGAAGTCATCACCTTTGACGGCTTCTTGCGCGTCTATGGCGGCGGCAAAGACGAAATCTTACCAAAACTCCACTCTGGCGACACGCTTGAAACCCACGAAGTCACTGCCCGCCAAACCTTCGCTCGGCCACCGGCCCGCTACACCGAAGGCTCCCTGGTCAAGAAGCTCGAAGACCTCGGCATCGGCCGGCCAAGCACTTACGCCACCATCATCGACACCGTGCAGACCCGCGGCTACGTCGAAAAAGGCGATAGTGAAGGCCAGACGCGCGACATCATCGTCCTCAGTTACAACGGCGAAGAAGTCAGCCGCGACGTCGTCCAGGAAAAAACCGGTTCCACTCGCGGCAAGCTTATTCCAACACCAAGCGGGGAACTAATCGCCGACTTTTTAACCGACCATTTCGCGCAAATCGTTGATTATGATTTTACCGCCAACGTCGAGACTGAATTTGATAAAATTGCCGCCGCCGAGCTGGCTAAAAGTGCCATGCTCAACGGATTTTACACGCCATTTCACAAATTGATTGAACAATCAGGCGGTATCGACCGCAGTAAAGTCGGCGCCAATCGCGAAGTTGGCATCGATCCAAAATCCGGCAAACCAATCCTGGCGCGCTTTGGCCGCTTTGGCCCAATGTTGCAACTGGGCGCCACTGACGACGAGGACAAACCACGCTTTGCGCCGCTACCAAAAGGTGCGAAAATTGAAACCGTCACTTTGGAGCAAGCGCTGGAAATGTTTAAGCTACCGCGCGTCATCGGTCAAACCGAAGACGGGCAAGACATCAAAGCCAACATCGGACGGTTCGGTCCCTATATTCAAGTCGGTAAGCTCTTCGTCTCCATCAAACCCGAAGACCCGCACACCATCACTCTGGAAAAAGCCCGCGAACTCTACGCCGCCAAACTCCAGGCCGAAGCCGAGAAAAACATCGCTGACTTTGGTGATGGCGTCAAAATCCTCAACGGTCGCTTTGGCCCATATATCACCGACGGCAGTAAAAATGCCAAAATTCCTAAGGGCACCGATCCAAAAACCATCACCCATGAAAAGGCACTGGAATTGTTAAGTAAAACAGCTACAAAACCAACCCGTAAGCGAACAACTAAGAAAAAATAG
- a CDS encoding CDP-alcohol phosphatidyltransferase family protein — protein MKTSRESGNRVNKIAKDIFTIPNAITLAGGILAWRGSKELNNPCGLSKAALGRLLDTIDGPVSRFTGQTSDVGAALDAITDKIVTAKILYEMKEQKVAPELVIGTIALLNGSNSIATGIANLRSEEKGKTRPTKSGKLAMAGETFTLIAYAGAHVAEHANNPKLAKFLRGLGATAFIASLPPAAHSLYTYAKQALGKNTVPERIPPTGAERSLRLMGALNKFNKCG, from the coding sequence ATGAAGACAAGCCGAGAGTCAGGTAATCGTGTTAATAAAATAGCTAAAGATATATTTACCATACCTAACGCCATAACACTAGCAGGTGGGATACTAGCATGGCGCGGATCAAAAGAACTTAACAATCCTTGCGGTTTGTCAAAAGCCGCCCTAGGAAGATTACTTGACACAATTGACGGTCCAGTATCTCGCTTCACAGGGCAGACGAGTGACGTTGGGGCAGCCCTTGATGCTATAACCGATAAAATAGTTACTGCAAAAATCCTCTACGAAATGAAGGAGCAAAAGGTAGCTCCGGAATTAGTCATTGGCACTATTGCACTATTAAACGGCTCGAATTCTATAGCCACGGGAATTGCTAATCTACGCAGTGAAGAAAAAGGTAAAACGCGACCAACCAAATCAGGCAAGTTGGCCATGGCTGGCGAAACATTTACCTTAATAGCTTATGCCGGTGCCCATGTCGCCGAACATGCTAACAATCCTAAACTTGCTAAGTTTCTACGTGGGCTAGGAGCCACAGCGTTTATAGCATCACTACCGCCCGCTGCCCATTCCTTATATACATACGCAAAGCAAGCACTCGGCAAGAATACTGTACCAGAAAGAATACCGCCGACGGGCGCCGAACGTAGCCTAAGACTAATGGGAGCGCTTAACAAATTTAACAAATGTGGCTAA
- the dprA gene encoding DNA-processing protein DprA, with product MEIKRILPDEHIFSQRLAHIANPPKSLCYMGKLPEANAPVVSIVGSRKPSAYGKEVTERLATELASAGCIIVSGLALGVDGIAQKAALEAGGTVVAVVPNELPDISPRTNYKLAMDIIKKGGAVISEWMKGDNKIVNRWSFLERNRLVSGLADGIIITEAAERSGTLNTASHALNQGRDLFVVPGNITSPLSAGCNNLLKQGAYLVTDANDILNIIAPEKLQKSSSPETPLSSTPEEAIIIKLISSGIRDGDELQQNSGLSASDFATALTMLEINGVIKPLGANNWTLR from the coding sequence ATGGAAATCAAGAGAATTTTACCAGATGAGCATATTTTCTCCCAGAGATTAGCACATATTGCCAATCCTCCAAAAAGCTTATGTTATATGGGAAAATTGCCAGAAGCTAACGCACCCGTCGTATCGATAGTTGGTTCGCGCAAACCTTCAGCCTACGGAAAAGAAGTAACCGAGAGATTAGCCACAGAGCTAGCAAGTGCCGGTTGTATAATCGTCAGTGGACTGGCCCTGGGGGTAGATGGAATTGCTCAAAAAGCAGCTTTAGAGGCTGGTGGCACAGTAGTAGCAGTCGTCCCCAATGAACTACCTGATATCTCACCGCGCACTAATTATAAACTAGCCATGGATATAATTAAGAAAGGCGGGGCAGTAATTTCTGAGTGGATGAAAGGTGATAATAAAATAGTAAATCGATGGAGTTTTCTAGAACGCAATCGATTAGTCAGTGGGCTGGCAGATGGCATTATCATCACTGAAGCCGCCGAACGAAGTGGCACCTTAAATACTGCCTCTCACGCCTTAAACCAGGGCAGAGATTTATTCGTTGTCCCTGGCAACATAACCAGTCCGCTCTCAGCGGGGTGTAATAACTTACTGAAGCAGGGCGCTTATCTAGTGACAGACGCAAATGATATTTTGAATATAATTGCCCCGGAAAAATTACAAAAGTCCAGCAGCCCTGAGACGCCACTAAGCTCAACTCCAGAAGAAGCAATTATTATCAAACTGATCTCTAGTGGAATTCGAGACGGAGATGAGCTCCAGCAAAATTCCGGCTTATCGGCATCAGACTTCGCCACAGCGCTAACTATGCTAGAAATCAACGGCGTAATTAAGCCGCTCGGAGCAAACAATTGGACATTACGATAA
- a CDS encoding Fur family transcriptional regulator produces MTLSEIFEQHGLRLTKPRQQIFDILKNSEIPLTVGDIAKNYKNINRTSIYRTLVIFDRLKIISTIYIGWKNYYELAEPFIPHHHHLYCINCQNAEPIQSQELEQLIGHIGQKHSFIITKHYFDLEGVCKKCQQLLIDK; encoded by the coding sequence ATGACACTAAGCGAAATATTCGAGCAGCACGGTTTGCGTCTGACAAAGCCTCGCCAGCAGATTTTCGACATACTAAAAAATTCAGAAATACCTCTTACTGTTGGAGACATTGCAAAAAACTACAAAAATATTAACCGCACTAGCATTTATCGCACCCTTGTCATATTTGATAGACTAAAAATAATTAGCACCATATACATTGGCTGGAAAAACTATTACGAATTAGCCGAGCCATTCATACCACATCATCATCACTTATACTGTATCAATTGCCAAAATGCCGAGCCAATACAGTCACAGGAGCTAGAACAGCTTATAGGTCATATCGGCCAAAAACATAGCTTTATAATTACCAAGCATTATTTTGACCTTGAGGGCGTTTGTAAAAAATGCCAGCAACTCCTAATAGACAAATAA